In Saccharomonospora marina XMU15, one genomic interval encodes:
- a CDS encoding NAD(P)-binding domain-containing protein yields MSEFPVVVVGAGPVGLAAAAELVERGIEPVVLERGAEAGDAVGQWHHVRLFSRWSELVDPAAGRLLATTGWRPPSAEAYPTGAQWVSEYLRPLAAALGTRVRFGAEVVGAARRGRDRVVDAGRDSEPLTVHIRHRNGREELLTARAVIDASGTWGSPNPLGGDGLPALGERAAADRVSYRMPDLTDELTSARYTGRHVVVAGSGHSALTALVALAGLPQTRVSWLLRRGQVGDAFGGGEADQLPARGALGSRAREAVAAGRVEVVTGFRTEAVRRQDDGLLTLVSGHGHQVTDVAEVVALTGFRPELSWLSELRLELDATLQAPVGLAPLIDPNVHSCGTVYPHGARELSHPEPGVFLAGMKSYGRAPTFLAMTGYEQVRSIAAHLAGDREAAERVELVLPETGVCGGAGLFFDEPDSQAVGGCCAGGPEPLRLSAVPTAEN; encoded by the coding sequence ATGAGCGAGTTCCCGGTGGTCGTGGTCGGCGCGGGCCCGGTGGGTCTGGCTGCGGCGGCCGAGCTGGTCGAGCGGGGGATCGAGCCGGTGGTACTGGAACGTGGGGCCGAGGCCGGGGACGCGGTCGGTCAGTGGCACCACGTGCGGTTGTTCTCACGCTGGTCCGAGCTGGTGGACCCGGCCGCTGGGCGGCTGCTGGCCACGACGGGCTGGCGGCCGCCGTCCGCCGAGGCTTACCCGACCGGTGCGCAGTGGGTGAGCGAGTACCTGCGTCCGCTCGCGGCGGCCCTTGGCACGCGGGTGCGGTTCGGCGCGGAGGTGGTCGGCGCGGCCCGCAGGGGCAGGGACCGGGTGGTGGACGCAGGCAGGGACAGCGAGCCACTGACCGTCCACATCCGACACCGAAACGGCCGCGAGGAGTTGCTGACCGCCCGCGCGGTCATCGACGCGTCGGGAACCTGGGGCTCGCCGAATCCGCTCGGGGGCGACGGGTTGCCCGCGCTCGGGGAGCGCGCGGCGGCGGATCGCGTCAGCTACCGGATGCCCGACCTGACCGACGAGCTGACAAGCGCCCGCTACACGGGACGACACGTGGTCGTCGCGGGAAGCGGCCACTCGGCGCTGACGGCGCTGGTCGCGCTGGCGGGCCTTCCGCAGACCAGGGTGAGCTGGCTGCTGCGCCGAGGGCAGGTCGGCGACGCGTTCGGCGGTGGCGAGGCCGACCAACTCCCCGCACGTGGGGCACTGGGGTCGCGCGCAAGGGAAGCCGTCGCCGCAGGCCGGGTGGAGGTGGTGACCGGATTCCGCACCGAGGCTGTGCGGCGGCAGGACGACGGGCTGCTGACACTGGTGTCCGGCCACGGCCACCAGGTCACAGACGTGGCCGAGGTGGTAGCGCTGACCGGCTTCCGGCCGGAGTTGAGCTGGCTGTCGGAACTGCGGCTGGAGTTGGACGCGACGTTGCAGGCGCCGGTCGGGCTCGCGCCGCTGATCGACCCGAACGTGCACTCGTGCGGCACCGTCTACCCGCACGGCGCCCGCGAACTGTCCCATCCGGAGCCGGGGGTGTTCCTCGCAGGCATGAAGAGCTACGGCCGCGCGCCGACCTTCCTCGCGATGACGGGTTACGAGCAGGTACGCAGCATCGCGGCGCACCTGGCAGGCGATCGGGAGGCCGCCGAGCGGGTGGAACTGGTGCTGCCCGAAACCGGGGTGTGCGGCGGAGCGGGGTTGTTCTTCGACGAACCGGATTCCCAGGCCGTTGGAGGCTGCTGCGCGGGCGGCCCGGAGCCGCTTCGCCTGTCCGCCGTCCCCACGGCCGAGAACTGA
- a CDS encoding NAD(P)/FAD-dependent oxidoreductase, translating into MAVKSEPTRILILGGGYVGLYTALGLQKRLRANEASVTIVDPQPHMTYQPFLPEAAAGAIEPRHVVVPLRRSLQRCHVLTARVTRIDHERKNVTVEAADGHIEQLSYDVLVVALGSVARLLPIPGLAEEGIAFKTIGEAIYLRNHVLTKLDQAASTLDPELRKRLLTFTVVGGGFAGIEALAELEDMTRSATRYYENIDPADIRWVLVEAAGRILPEVRETLGVWTAEQLEKRGIEVYLSTAAKSFENGHVVLSDGTEFDSDTIIWTAGVKANPVLANSDLPLDKRGRLQATAELQVVGVPDVWTAGDIAAVPDLSRTEEDPTATCPPNAQHAVRQGRHLAKNIVRVLRGEKPTDYCHKNLGSVASLGLHKGVADTLGLKIKGFPAWLFHRAYHLKAMPTVNRKTRILLDWLLGGLFRREVVSLGQINNPKEEFARASKS; encoded by the coding sequence ATGGCAGTCAAGTCGGAACCGACGCGGATCCTGATCCTCGGCGGCGGGTATGTCGGCCTCTACACGGCCCTCGGCCTGCAGAAGAGGCTGCGCGCCAACGAGGCTTCGGTGACGATCGTCGACCCGCAGCCACACATGACCTACCAGCCGTTCCTGCCGGAGGCGGCGGCCGGGGCCATCGAACCCCGGCACGTCGTGGTGCCGCTGCGCCGATCCCTGCAGCGCTGCCATGTGCTCACCGCCCGCGTGACGAGGATCGATCACGAGCGCAAGAACGTGACGGTCGAGGCCGCGGACGGCCACATCGAGCAGCTGAGCTACGACGTTCTCGTGGTGGCGCTCGGCTCGGTCGCGCGGCTGCTGCCGATACCGGGCCTCGCCGAGGAGGGCATCGCCTTCAAGACCATCGGTGAGGCCATCTACCTGCGCAACCACGTCCTGACGAAACTCGACCAGGCGGCCAGCACGCTGGACCCGGAACTGCGCAAACGCTTGCTGACCTTCACCGTGGTCGGCGGTGGGTTCGCGGGCATCGAGGCGCTGGCCGAGCTGGAGGACATGACCCGCTCGGCGACCCGCTACTACGAGAACATCGATCCCGCCGACATCCGTTGGGTGCTGGTGGAGGCCGCCGGGCGCATCCTGCCGGAGGTGCGGGAGACGCTGGGGGTGTGGACGGCCGAGCAGCTAGAGAAGCGCGGCATCGAGGTGTACCTTTCGACGGCCGCGAAGTCGTTCGAGAACGGACACGTGGTGCTCTCCGACGGCACAGAGTTCGACAGCGACACCATCATCTGGACCGCAGGCGTGAAGGCCAATCCGGTGCTGGCGAACTCGGACCTGCCGCTCGACAAGCGCGGCAGGCTGCAGGCCACGGCGGAGCTGCAGGTGGTCGGTGTGCCCGACGTCTGGACGGCAGGTGACATCGCCGCCGTTCCCGACCTGTCACGCACCGAGGAAGACCCGACGGCCACCTGCCCACCCAACGCGCAACACGCGGTGCGGCAGGGCAGGCATCTGGCGAAGAACATCGTCCGCGTACTGCGCGGCGAGAAACCGACCGACTACTGCCACAAGAACCTCGGTTCGGTAGCCAGCCTCGGGCTGCACAAGGGTGTCGCCGACACGCTCGGGTTGAAGATCAAGGGTTTCCCGGCGTGGCTGTTCCACCGTGCCTATCACCTGAAGGCCATGCCTACGGTCAACCGAAAAACCCGCATCCTGTTGGACTGGTTACTGGGTGGGTTGTTCCGGCGCGAAGTGGTTTCGCTCGGCCAGATCAACAATCCGAAAGAGGAATTCGCGAGGGCTTCCAAGTCATGA
- a CDS encoding HigA family addiction module antitoxin, with protein sequence MSDEFAMPPIHPGAVLAEEYLEPLGVTQHRLAVAIGVPPLRINEIVHGKRGISADTALRLARFFGTSERFWLNLQSRYDLEREKDALGDSLDRIRPLARA encoded by the coding sequence ATGTCCGACGAGTTCGCCATGCCTCCGATTCACCCGGGGGCGGTCCTGGCCGAGGAGTACCTGGAGCCGCTCGGCGTCACCCAGCATCGGCTGGCCGTGGCGATCGGCGTTCCGCCGCTTCGTATCAACGAGATCGTGCACGGCAAGCGTGGAATCTCGGCCGACACGGCACTGCGGTTGGCGCGCTTCTTCGGCACGTCCGAGAGGTTTTGGCTCAACCTCCAGTCGCGTTACGACTTGGAGCGGGAGAAGGACGCTCTCGGTGACTCGCTGGACCGGATTCGCCCATTGGCACGTGCGTAA
- a CDS encoding type II toxin-antitoxin system RelE/ParE family toxin, with protein sequence MTCYANSCCDLVADKETERVWHRRRSRVLDPKVQRAALRKLAILDAAETVEDLRAPPGNRLEELNGDRAGQYSIRSNQQWRICFEWTSAGPENVEIVDYH encoded by the coding sequence TTGACGTGCTACGCAAACTCATGCTGCGATCTTGTCGCCGACAAGGAGACCGAGCGGGTATGGCACCGTCGTCGTTCCCGGGTCCTGGACCCGAAGGTCCAGCGGGCGGCTCTGCGCAAGCTCGCCATCCTTGATGCGGCGGAGACCGTGGAGGACTTGCGTGCTCCTCCTGGCAACCGGCTGGAGGAGCTGAACGGAGATCGGGCCGGTCAGTACAGCATTCGCAGCAACCAGCAGTGGCGCATCTGCTTCGAGTGGACGTCGGCCGGTCCGGAAAACGTCGAGATCGTGGACTACCACTGA
- a CDS encoding uracil-DNA glycosylase: MAGVATAVTSISALDEAVSQCRACPRLVAWREEVARTKRASFADQTYWGRPVPGFGPSDAALLIVGLAPAAHGGNRTGRMFTGDRSGDVLFQALHDVGLASRPTSVRAGDGLRLRGTRITAPVHCAPPANKPTPAERDTCGMWLQRELELLRPTLRAAVVLGAFGWQALLTALGAVGWSVPRPRPRFGHGASVTLAGPVPLQLLGSYHVSQQNTFTGRLTPAMLRDVLEHAKDLAGLG, from the coding sequence ATGGCTGGTGTGGCGACTGCGGTGACCTCGATATCGGCGCTTGACGAAGCGGTGAGTCAGTGCCGCGCCTGTCCGCGGCTGGTGGCGTGGCGCGAGGAGGTCGCGCGCACCAAACGTGCCTCGTTCGCGGACCAGACGTACTGGGGCCGCCCGGTGCCGGGCTTCGGGCCTTCGGACGCCGCGTTGCTGATCGTCGGTCTCGCGCCCGCGGCGCACGGCGGCAACCGAACTGGCCGGATGTTCACCGGCGACCGCTCCGGCGACGTGTTGTTCCAGGCGCTTCACGACGTGGGACTTGCCTCCCGGCCGACGTCGGTCCGCGCGGGCGACGGGCTACGGCTGCGCGGAACCCGCATCACAGCTCCCGTTCACTGTGCCCCGCCCGCCAACAAGCCGACCCCGGCCGAGCGCGACACCTGCGGGATGTGGTTGCAGCGGGAGTTGGAGCTGCTGCGGCCGACTCTGCGGGCGGCTGTCGTACTCGGCGCGTTCGGCTGGCAGGCGCTGCTCACCGCGCTCGGTGCCGTGGGCTGGTCGGTGCCGCGGCCGCGGCCACGGTTCGGGCACGGGGCCAGTGTCACGCTGGCTGGTCCGGTGCCACTGCAGTTGCTCGGCTCGTACCACGTGTCGCAACAGAACACCTTCACGGGCAGGCTCACCCCTGCGATGCTGCGGGACGTGCTTGAGCACGCCAAGGACCTGGCGGGGTTGGGGTGA
- a CDS encoding S10 family peptidase — MPDKTAEESQTQDEAAAGKTGGASNGEPTDDLVTTRHTLSLKRRKLAYTARTGRIVLRKEVLTEGKFDGHRPKAEVFVTAYTLDGADTSTRPVTFAFNGGPGSSSIWLHLGLLGPRRVVSGDVADPEPPPYRLADNAETLLAHSDLVFIDPVSTGYSRAATGEAPKEYHGFAPDVESVGEVIRLWTSRNERWLSPKFVAGESYGTLRAAALASHLQERHGLYLNGLLLISSVLDLGTIMFHEGNDLPYSLYVPTYAAIAHYHGKHGDRPLEEVLAEAEEFASRDLPWALRQGARLSAAERSDVVSRLASLTGLSESYVDRVGFRIEHVRFFTELLRDRGLTTGRMDGRFTTWEPDGGREHMSDDASISRIMGAYSAAFNHYVRAELEYANDLPYEILALDVNKEWSYSDFEGRPVSVVEGLSAAMRANPHLKVHVALGHYDGATPYYAAEHVIAALRIPEELRSNVEAAYYPAGHMMYVHEPSRVQQSQDLAAFVAAAANR, encoded by the coding sequence ATGCCAGACAAGACAGCCGAGGAATCACAGACCCAGGACGAGGCCGCAGCGGGCAAGACCGGCGGCGCCTCGAACGGCGAACCGACCGACGACCTGGTCACCACGAGGCACACCCTCAGCCTCAAGCGCCGCAAGCTCGCCTACACCGCCCGAACCGGGCGCATCGTGCTGCGTAAGGAAGTGCTCACCGAGGGCAAGTTCGACGGCCACAGGCCGAAGGCCGAGGTCTTCGTCACGGCGTACACCCTCGACGGCGCCGATACGTCCACCCGCCCGGTGACCTTCGCCTTCAACGGAGGTCCAGGGTCGTCCAGTATCTGGCTGCACCTGGGACTGCTCGGCCCTCGCCGAGTGGTGTCCGGCGATGTGGCCGACCCCGAACCCCCGCCCTACCGGCTCGCCGACAACGCCGAAACCCTGCTCGCGCACAGCGACCTGGTGTTCATCGATCCGGTGTCGACCGGCTACTCGCGTGCCGCGACGGGCGAAGCGCCGAAGGAGTACCACGGGTTCGCTCCCGACGTCGAGTCGGTCGGCGAGGTGATCCGGCTGTGGACATCGCGCAACGAGCGGTGGCTTTCGCCCAAGTTCGTAGCGGGTGAGTCATACGGAACCTTGCGTGCCGCCGCGCTGGCATCGCACCTGCAGGAACGCCACGGCCTTTACCTCAACGGGCTGCTGCTCATCTCCTCGGTGCTCGACCTCGGCACGATCATGTTCCACGAGGGCAACGACCTGCCGTACTCGTTGTACGTGCCGACGTACGCCGCGATCGCCCACTACCACGGCAAGCACGGTGACCGCCCGTTGGAAGAGGTACTGGCCGAGGCGGAGGAGTTCGCCTCTCGCGACCTGCCGTGGGCGTTGCGGCAGGGTGCAAGGCTCTCCGCTGCCGAGCGCTCCGACGTCGTTTCCCGGTTGGCCTCGCTCACCGGACTCAGCGAGTCCTATGTGGATCGGGTAGGGTTTCGGATCGAGCACGTCCGCTTCTTCACCGAACTGCTGCGCGACCGGGGACTCACCACGGGCCGGATGGACGGTCGGTTCACCACGTGGGAGCCCGACGGCGGCAGGGAACACATGAGCGACGACGCGTCCATCTCCCGGATCATGGGCGCCTACTCGGCCGCGTTCAATCACTACGTCCGCGCGGAACTCGAGTACGCCAACGACCTGCCGTACGAGATCCTGGCGCTGGACGTCAACAAGGAATGGTCGTACTCGGATTTCGAGGGTCGGCCGGTGTCGGTGGTGGAGGGTCTCAGCGCGGCGATGCGGGCCAACCCGCATCTGAAGGTGCACGTGGCACTGGGTCACTACGACGGCGCGACCCCGTACTACGCCGCAGAGCACGTCATCGCGGCCCTTCGCATCCCCGAAGAGCTGCGGTCCAATGTGGAAGCCGCCTATTACCCGGCCGGCCACATGATGTACGTGCACGAGCCCTCGCGGGTGCAACAGTCACAAGACCTGGCGGCGTTCGTCGCGGCCGCCGCGAACCGGTAG
- a CDS encoding Ppx/GppA phosphatase family protein: MPRVAAIDCGTNSIRLLVAELTHRHDGTVDLRDLHREMRIVRLGQGVDATGRLAPQALERTRQALSAYTIAARRKGVEKLRMVATSATRDASNRDDFFTMTREVLGVEAEVISGDEEARLSFAGAVAELDPDEGPFLVADVGGGSTELVLGTWDGRQAEVIAARSVDVGCVRITERTLRSDPPAPEEIESARRLVERTLEGAFEVVDVSKARTWIGVAGTVTTLSALSQRLPEYDSERTHLSRLSRAEIESTAQRLLASDHAARAADPVIHPGRVDVIGGGALIVRVLAEQLAARGGPRELVVSEHDILDGIALSLA; the protein is encoded by the coding sequence ATGCCTCGCGTAGCCGCCATCGACTGCGGAACCAACTCCATCCGGCTGCTGGTCGCCGAGCTGACCCACCGTCACGACGGCACGGTGGACCTGCGTGACCTGCACCGCGAGATGCGCATCGTGCGACTGGGACAGGGAGTCGACGCCACCGGCAGGTTGGCGCCGCAGGCACTGGAACGAACGAGGCAGGCGTTGTCGGCATACACCATCGCCGCCCGTCGCAAGGGTGTTGAGAAGCTGCGCATGGTGGCCACCTCGGCGACGAGGGACGCGAGCAATCGCGACGATTTCTTCACCATGACGCGGGAAGTGCTCGGCGTGGAGGCCGAGGTGATCAGCGGCGACGAGGAGGCGAGGCTGTCGTTCGCCGGGGCGGTCGCCGAACTGGACCCCGACGAGGGCCCGTTTCTGGTCGCCGATGTGGGTGGCGGCTCGACCGAACTCGTGCTGGGCACCTGGGACGGCAGGCAGGCCGAGGTGATCGCCGCGCGCTCTGTGGATGTGGGCTGCGTGCGCATCACCGAGCGCACGCTGCGCTCCGATCCGCCTGCGCCGGAGGAGATCGAGTCCGCGCGGCGACTGGTGGAGCGCACGCTCGAGGGCGCCTTCGAGGTCGTGGACGTGTCCAAGGCGCGGACGTGGATCGGCGTGGCGGGCACGGTGACCACACTGTCCGCGCTGTCGCAGCGACTGCCCGAGTACGACTCGGAGCGCACCCACCTGTCGCGGCTCTCCCGCGCCGAGATCGAAAGCACCGCGCAACGATTGCTCGCCTCCGACCACGCCGCCAGGGCGGCCGACCCGGTGATCCATCCCGGCAGGGTGGACGTCATCGGTGGCGGGGCGCTGATCGTGCGCGTGCTGGCCGAGCAACTCGCCGCCAGAGGCGGCCCAAGGGAACTCGTGGTGAGCGAGCACGACATCCTCGACGGCATAGCGCTGTCGCTGGCCTGA
- a CDS encoding lytic transglycosylase domain-containing protein: MSDAARRFSARHKTVAAMVGGSLAMLPVLGASGAASWWLKPSASAQALPLEGGYAPPVPGRISVDGSLPDSPDPQDLRVYQRPSPGPQGIPRSALRAYRKAAEAVGRQYPQCNLDWALLASIGRIESNHARGGYVDNRGDTLEPILGPVLNGVGPVAAVVDTDGGRHDRDSTWDRAVGPMQFIPGTWARYAADGNGDGKRDPNNLYDSTVAAARYLCSGGFDLADDDQLRAAIYRYNNSWSYVDTVIRWARAYREAVLPLPDSDVPLAVPRVLAVEAPAPRGPRRGPTGEAGDVSATAPGSPTSPGGELAAEATPPPAPPQEPSQPTQDTTREPSPQESTTQPCESADSTEPTAEPTTSSTSSSPTTTSTAAPPTPTSGATSTSTEPAPTTTTSTETTSSTTPPPSC; this comes from the coding sequence ATGAGCGACGCTGCCCGGCGGTTCAGCGCACGGCACAAGACCGTGGCGGCGATGGTCGGTGGTTCGCTGGCGATGCTGCCGGTGCTCGGTGCGAGCGGTGCCGCCTCATGGTGGCTGAAGCCCAGCGCCAGTGCCCAGGCGTTACCGCTGGAGGGCGGCTACGCCCCACCCGTGCCCGGCCGGATCTCCGTGGACGGCAGCCTGCCCGATTCGCCCGACCCGCAGGACCTGCGGGTGTACCAGCGGCCTTCGCCGGGTCCACAGGGGATACCGCGCTCGGCCCTGCGGGCCTACCGCAAGGCGGCCGAGGCGGTGGGGCGGCAGTATCCGCAGTGCAACCTCGACTGGGCGTTGCTGGCGAGCATCGGTCGCATCGAGTCCAACCACGCACGCGGCGGCTACGTCGACAACCGGGGAGACACGCTCGAACCGATCCTCGGACCGGTACTCAACGGGGTGGGACCGGTGGCCGCGGTCGTCGACACCGACGGCGGCCGCCACGATCGCGACTCCACCTGGGACCGAGCCGTCGGCCCGATGCAGTTCATCCCCGGCACCTGGGCCCGATACGCGGCAGACGGAAACGGCGACGGAAAGCGCGATCCGAACAACCTCTACGACTCGACGGTGGCGGCCGCCAGGTATCTGTGCTCCGGCGGGTTCGATCTCGCCGATGACGACCAGCTCAGGGCGGCGATCTACCGGTACAACAACTCGTGGTCCTACGTGGATACGGTGATCCGGTGGGCCAGGGCATACCGCGAGGCCGTGTTGCCGCTGCCTGACAGCGACGTGCCGCTGGCGGTGCCACGGGTGCTGGCCGTCGAGGCACCCGCGCCGCGGGGACCGAGGCGCGGCCCGACGGGTGAAGCGGGCGACGTGTCCGCGACGGCACCGGGTTCGCCCACCTCACCCGGTGGCGAGCTCGCCGCGGAGGCCACCCCACCTCCCGCACCCCCGCAGGAACCGTCGCAGCCCACCCAGGACACGACGCGGGAGCCCTCGCCGCAGGAGAGCACCACACAGCCGTGCGAGTCCGCGGATTCGACCGAGCCCACTGCCGAGCCGACCACGTCGAGCACCTCAAGTTCGCCGACCACGACCTCGACGGCGGCGCCGCCGACGCCGACCTCCGGTGCCACCTCCACTTCCACCGAGCCCGCGCCGACGACAACGACGTCGACCGAGACGACGTCCAGCACCACACCGCCGCCCTCCTGTTAG
- a CDS encoding DUF501 domain-containing protein has translation MNETRFEPVTASDRATIAEQLGRKPRALRAVAARCPSGHPAVVQTNPRLEDGTPFPTLYYLTCPTLASLVGKLEASGIMREWTERLSFDEELAEAYRRAHESYLAQRDSIEPLGHQVTAGGMPSRVKCLHVHLAHTLACGEGVNPIGDETLRLVREEGWPLGDCADPR, from the coding sequence GTGAACGAAACCAGGTTCGAGCCCGTCACCGCCTCCGACCGCGCCACCATCGCAGAGCAGCTCGGCCGGAAGCCGCGGGCGTTGCGTGCTGTCGCCGCCCGCTGCCCCAGCGGCCATCCCGCCGTGGTGCAGACCAACCCCCGGCTGGAGGACGGGACCCCGTTCCCGACGCTGTACTACCTCACCTGCCCGACGCTGGCGTCGCTCGTCGGCAAGCTGGAGGCGTCGGGGATCATGCGGGAATGGACGGAGCGGCTCTCCTTCGACGAGGAGCTCGCCGAGGCCTACCGCAGGGCGCACGAGTCCTACCTCGCCCAGCGCGACTCCATCGAGCCGCTGGGACACCAGGTCACGGCGGGCGGGATGCCGTCAAGGGTGAAGTGCTTGCACGTCCACCTGGCACACACCCTCGCGTGCGGCGAGGGCGTCAACCCCATCGGCGACGAGACCTTGCGCCTTGTGCGCGAGGAAGGCTGGCCGTTGGGAGACTGTGCCGATCCGCGTTAG
- a CDS encoding FtsB family cell division protein, translating to MAERGRNRGRRGGGRAHGSSSRRPRRVRRGEPRSRLRRGLSVSRSSGAAKVLGLSTTRRAAVVAIVVCALAFTIAVPLRTYLSQRADVAEQERRQAELRGQVAQLEQRHAELSDPAQVEAEARRRLGYVMPGETPYMVQLPEDDRGNPPQQDKEAPPRDSWYENLWNSVKRQ from the coding sequence GTGGCCGAGCGAGGCAGGAATCGCGGCAGGCGCGGTGGGGGGCGAGCGCATGGCTCGTCCTCCCGCCGCCCGCGCCGGGTGCGGCGAGGAGAACCCAGGTCGCGCCTGCGTCGTGGGCTGAGCGTCAGCAGATCCTCCGGCGCGGCCAAGGTGCTCGGCCTTTCCACCACGCGCCGGGCCGCCGTGGTGGCGATCGTGGTCTGCGCGCTCGCCTTCACGATCGCCGTGCCGCTTCGCACCTACCTCTCGCAGCGCGCCGACGTGGCCGAGCAGGAGCGCAGGCAGGCCGAGCTGCGGGGACAGGTCGCGCAACTCGAACAGCGGCACGCCGAACTGAGCGACCCAGCGCAGGTCGAGGCGGAGGCTCGGCGCAGGCTCGGTTACGTGATGCCGGGCGAGACGCCCTACATGGTGCAGTTGCCCGAAGACGACCGCGGTAATCCGCCGCAGCAGGACAAGGAGGCGCCACCACGTGACTCCTGGTACGAGAACCTGTGGAACAGTGTGAAAAGACAGTGA
- the eno gene encoding phosphopyruvate hydratase, translated as MAVIEQVGAREILDSRGNPTVEVEVALDDGTLARAAVPSGASTGEHEAVELRDGDADRYGGKGVERAVAGVLDQIGPALVGVDAVDQRIVDQKLLDLDATPDKSRLGANAILGVSLAVAKAAADSAELELFRYLGGPNAHVLPVPMLNILNGGAHADTDVDIQEFMIAPIGAESFREALRWGTETYHALKAVLKGRGLSTGLGDEGGFAPSLSNNREALDIIMSAIEKAGYRPGRDIALALDVAATEFFDDGAYTFEGTKRSAEQLTAYYTELVDAYPLVSIEDPLSEDDWDGWVRLTAELGERVQLVGDDLFVTNPDRLEEGISRRAGNALLVKVNQIGTLSETLDAVTLATSYGYKCMMSHRSGETEDTTIADLAVATGVGQIKTGAPARSERVAKYNQLLRIEETLGDAARYAGDLAFPRFNPEG; from the coding sequence GTGGCGGTTATCGAGCAGGTGGGCGCGCGCGAGATCCTGGACTCTCGCGGAAACCCGACGGTCGAGGTGGAGGTGGCCCTCGACGACGGCACGCTGGCGCGAGCCGCGGTTCCCTCGGGGGCGTCCACCGGCGAACACGAGGCGGTGGAGCTGCGAGACGGCGACGCCGACCGCTACGGGGGCAAGGGTGTCGAGCGAGCCGTCGCGGGCGTGCTGGACCAGATCGGGCCCGCCCTGGTCGGGGTGGACGCGGTGGACCAGCGCATCGTCGACCAGAAGCTGCTGGACCTCGACGCAACGCCTGACAAGTCGCGGCTGGGAGCCAACGCCATCCTCGGCGTTTCGCTGGCCGTGGCGAAGGCCGCGGCGGACTCCGCGGAACTGGAGCTGTTCCGCTATCTCGGCGGTCCCAACGCGCATGTACTGCCCGTGCCGATGCTCAACATCCTCAACGGCGGCGCCCACGCGGACACCGACGTCGACATCCAGGAGTTCATGATCGCTCCGATCGGCGCCGAGTCGTTCAGGGAGGCGCTGCGCTGGGGCACGGAGACCTACCACGCGCTCAAGGCCGTGCTGAAGGGCAGAGGGCTGTCCACCGGTCTCGGAGACGAGGGTGGGTTCGCGCCCAGCCTCTCGAACAACCGGGAGGCGCTCGACATCATCATGAGCGCCATCGAGAAGGCGGGCTACCGCCCCGGCAGGGACATCGCACTGGCTCTCGACGTTGCGGCCACGGAGTTTTTCGACGACGGCGCCTACACCTTCGAGGGCACCAAGCGCAGCGCGGAGCAACTCACGGCGTACTACACCGAACTCGTCGACGCCTACCCGCTGGTCTCGATCGAGGACCCGCTCTCCGAGGACGACTGGGACGGTTGGGTCCGGCTGACCGCCGAACTGGGCGAGCGGGTGCAGTTGGTGGGCGACGACCTGTTCGTCACCAACCCCGACCGGTTGGAGGAGGGCATCTCCCGGCGCGCGGGCAACGCCCTGCTCGTGAAGGTCAACCAGATCGGCACGCTGTCGGAGACGCTGGACGCCGTGACGCTGGCCACCTCGTACGGCTACAAGTGCATGATGAGCCACCGCTCCGGCGAGACCGAGGACACCACGATCGCCGACCTGGCGGTGGCCACCGGGGTAGGCCAGATCAAGACGGGCGCGCCCGCACGCAGCGAGCGGGTCGCCAAGTACAACCAGCTGTTGCGCATCGAGGAGACCCTGGGCGACGCCGCCCGCTACGCGGGCGACCTGGCCTTCCCGAGATTCAACCCGGAGGGCTGA
- a CDS encoding VOC family protein, producing the protein MSDEAPSYLGLAPYLYYTDATEAVEWLTRVFGFREKVRYVDAAGEVFQATVLAGTAEIQLTAVDEGYWEAKGVDGPVGQLNVVYVDDVDTQYERVKEAVGETVEVTTPQDQPYGARLFTVQDIGGNSWAFWQRVSDTVDLPVGWQEIRAEDDS; encoded by the coding sequence ATGAGCGACGAAGCCCCGAGCTATCTCGGCCTCGCGCCGTACCTGTACTACACCGACGCCACCGAGGCGGTGGAGTGGCTGACCCGGGTGTTCGGTTTCCGTGAGAAGGTCCGGTACGTGGACGCCGCCGGTGAGGTGTTTCAGGCAACCGTGCTGGCGGGAACCGCCGAGATCCAGCTGACCGCGGTGGACGAGGGCTACTGGGAGGCCAAGGGAGTCGACGGCCCCGTCGGCCAGCTCAACGTCGTCTACGTCGACGACGTCGACACCCAGTACGAGCGGGTCAAGGAAGCGGTCGGCGAAACCGTGGAGGTGACCACCCCGCAGGACCAGCCCTACGGAGCCAGGCTGTTCACCGTGCAGGACATCGGCGGCAACAGCTGGGCGTTCTGGCAGCGGGTTTCCGACACGGTGGACCTACCGGTCGGCTGGCAGGAGATCAGGGCGGAGGACGACTCCTGA